The Natronincola ferrireducens nucleotide sequence AACTTAAGAGCTTAAAAAATTTTCGTCTATAGTTTACTTGGCATATATCTATATTCAAGTTTATCGCTTTAGAAAAAGCCAAGAACAAAATTATGCTATCCTAAGGGATGCTATTACTATATAATTTTTACACAACTGAAATAATTAAATTAATTTTATTGCATAGTTCGCGATTATTACTGAAGCAATTGTTACAGTTGCTATTCCAGCAGTTACAATTTTAGGAACTAAGTAATTTCTTAGGGCTGTGTACTCCTCAGCTGTCTTTCCATAAGCTTTAGCTACATCTTCAGATATAAATAATGTTGTTGGAAAACCATACATACAAGTTAAACTTAATGCAATAGCTAAATAGGTATTGACTTTTGTTATCTTAGCTAACATAACAGACATTATACCTGTACAAACACTTCCAATACCTAATACTACAGCTAAAGGAACAATCATTCCCAGTACATCTTGGGGGGTTATATTTGCAAAGCTTCTAAATAACCCAGCTAAAATTAGTACCATAAAAAGGCCTGAACAACCTGTTTTATTTAAAGAATTTTCATCTAAGAATCCAATTGCAGTAAGAATAATTCCCATAAATAAAGACATTACCATATAATGAATTATTCCATTTGTCAAACCAACTAGCACATTTGCAATTGTAGCTGCAATACCAAGTTTAGCCAATATAACAACACTGGTACTCATCTCAGGTGGTAAATTTAATAATTTCTTTCTTATATTATCTGTTTTTTCTGCCGTAGCTGCATATTGCTCAATAAGTGCATATTGCTCAATATTTCCACGATCTTTTAAAAAGTCAACAGAAGCTTTACGCATCATAATTGTAGATAACGGTAGACCCACAAAGGTTTGTACAGTCAATAACATGCTGCACAGTGCTGCAAGATATTGCATGCCATTTGCGTTAAAATGTTCACTCATAATAATTACAGCAGATATAGATCCTGAGAAAATAGGAGCTCCTGCTATCGCTTGCTCAGGCTCTATAATCATTCCACCAATAATAATTATACCAATAACACCTGTGATAACTGATGTAACAGCAATTAGAATCGTTTTCCACTGTCTTGCAAGTTCTTTAAAGTCTATAGTAGTACCTACACCAGCAATTAATATACCACTAATTACTGAACCTATTTTATCTATACCTGCATCTGTTACTAAAGTTTTAGGAAAACCTAACCAGTAATAGAAAAGTAATAATATAGCCCCAACAAGAGCTTGAGATAACATGGCATTTGTTTTAGAGGAACAAAGTTCACCAATTGCAAATATAACCAATATAATTGTAAATGCATAAATAGCTGTCAAAATAATCACTCCTTCTTATAATTTTATTGAAATTATTATTGTTTATTTTTTAACCAGTTAAATGCACATTCTGCAAATAATGCTGCCCCCATGTGTAGTACCTCTTCATTGTATACTACCTTAGAATTATGATTATGACTTGCCTGTGTTCCTTCTGGCTTGCATCCAATTATAAAGAAAATACTTGGTACAAGCTCTGAAATAAAACCAAAGTCATCAGATACCTGCAGTCTATAATTTGGATCTGTAGTAAAATCAATACCTAAGTTTGATATATATTCCCCCATATCCTCAACTAATTTATGATCATTAATAGCAGATGGACAACTTTCTACTACCTCAAACTTGGCAGTAGCATTAAAAGCTTTAGCTGTTAATTCAACAAGCTTATTGCAATGTTCAATAATTTTTTTTCTAAGCTCAGGATTATAAGTTCGCAACGTTCCCCTTAAAACCGCTTGATCTGGCACTATATTACTTGTATATCCTGATTTTACTTCGCAAATATTGAGAACTACTGCTTCATTAGTAGGGACTTCTTTGACTTGTAAAGATTGTAATGCTAATATAATGTGGGCAGCAACGTTGATGGGATCTATTCCCAAATGTGGTTGACTAGCATGGCAACTTTGTCCCTGTACTGTTATTTCGAGAATATCTGTTGATGATAAGAAGGCTCCCTTTGCAAAGTTTAAATGATTTAATGGTAATAAAGGTTGTACATGTACCCCCATTGCTGCGTCAACCTTTGGTGATTCTAAGATGCCTGCTTTAATCATATCTATGGCACCTGTAAGAGACTCTTCTCCAGGTTGAAACATAAGCTTGATAGTACCTTGTATTTCGTCTTCTCTTTCTTTAAGCAATTTTGCAGCTCCAATAAGAAATGCTGTGTGTAAATCATGTCCACATGTATGTGCATGACCTGAATGTAGGGAAGTAAATTCAAGGCCACTTTCTTCTTGCATAGGCAACGCATCCATATCGGCACGTAACAATATTGTTTTTCCTGGGTTTTTACCACCAATTGTGGCTGTTATGCCACATTTGCATATTTCTTCAGGCTTACACCCTAACTCTATCAATTTTTCTTTTACAAACTTAGTTGTTTTAGGTAATTCTGTTCCTAATTCAGGATTTTGATGAAGATATCGTCTAATTTCAAGTAAATAGTCTTCAATCTCTTTTGATTGTTCTATAAAACTTTTAATGTTTTACACCTCCAATACAATATTTGTTGAATTTAAACTCAACCTACTTTTATAATGCAAGATAACGTAATCCCCACAATGTTATCTTACCATTGTGGGGATTACGTTGTACAATATTTAAAATTTATAATTATATAAATTTTATTTATATTACCGCTATAATTGTTTTTTTACATACTGAATAAATTCTTTTGCGTCTTTAGATAATTTTTGATTTTTATGACTTATAATACCAACAGTATATGTACAAGCAGGATTAAATGGTATCATCACATAAGGTAATTTGCCCTCAAAGCCTACATGATATTGATTGCAATTAAACCAACTATCATAATATGTTAACCCAATCCCATCACTATTAGCAATATGTTCAAAGTAAGACTCTAATTGTAATGCTGTGAATTTGGGATTTATTGAAATTATGCAATCTTCATAAGCATCTTGTAATACATTAAAAATAAAACTATCCTTAGGATTATTTAAGGACAAGGAGATTAATGGTTGCTTCTCAAATTCTTTAAGTAATATATATTCATGGTTGCTTAGTGGATTTTCTTTATTTACACATACACAAACTTCACCTTCAAAAAGTGGATATGTCTGCCAACGTTTTTTTATTTCTTTAGTCAAAACTACAATTCCAAGGTCAAGCATTCCATCTTCAATCTGCCTTAAGATTGATGGGGTTGAACTTTCATTGGAAATAATTTTTATATGTGTATTCATGCTTCTAAATTTATTTACTATACTAAATAAAGCAGAACGCATTTGAATAGAATAGCCAATTTTAAGTATAATATTTTTTGTTGTAGCTAAATCATGTATTTCATTAGTAACTTCTTGTAATGCATTAAGAATATACTGTGCTTTTTTATATAAAACCTCCCCTTCGGGTGTCAACAAAAGACCATCTCGGTCACGTTTAATAAGTTGAGTATTTAAATTTTCTTCTAAATTTTGTATAGCCATCGTAACTGATGGTTGTGTTACATGCAGTTCCTTGGAAGCTTTAGTAAAGCTTCCAAGTCTGCATACAGCCTCATAGTAACTTAATTTACGAAAATCCATATATATCCCTCAATTCTTTTTGCTATTAGATTTTAATGTTATGGTAGATTTAACATAAAATATGACTAAATGTTATAATTAATTGAGTAAATTTCCATTCCCTACTCATTATTTTTACTAAATTTCAATAGCTGTAAAAAGGGGGGGTGACCCTAGAAAGGAGATTTATTATAAGTTCACTCTAATTTTATCAAAAAACTACTAAATTTAAAAGGAATAAAAATAAATAAAATAT carries:
- a CDS encoding M20 metallopeptidase family protein; the encoded protein is MKSFIEQSKEIEDYLLEIRRYLHQNPELGTELPKTTKFVKEKLIELGCKPEEICKCGITATIGGKNPGKTILLRADMDALPMQEESGLEFTSLHSGHAHTCGHDLHTAFLIGAAKLLKEREDEIQGTIKLMFQPGEESLTGAIDMIKAGILESPKVDAAMGVHVQPLLPLNHLNFAKGAFLSSTDILEITVQGQSCHASQPHLGIDPINVAAHIILALQSLQVKEVPTNEAVVLNICEVKSGYTSNIVPDQAVLRGTLRTYNPELRKKIIEHCNKLVELTAKAFNATAKFEVVESCPSAINDHKLVEDMGEYISNLGIDFTTDPNYRLQVSDDFGFISELVPSIFFIIGCKPEGTQASHNHNSKVVYNEEVLHMGAALFAECAFNWLKNKQ
- a CDS encoding LysR family transcriptional regulator is translated as MDFRKLSYYEAVCRLGSFTKASKELHVTQPSVTMAIQNLEENLNTQLIKRDRDGLLLTPEGEVLYKKAQYILNALQEVTNEIHDLATTKNIILKIGYSIQMRSALFSIVNKFRSMNTHIKIISNESSTPSILRQIEDGMLDLGIVVLTKEIKKRWQTYPLFEGEVCVCVNKENPLSNHEYILLKEFEKQPLISLSLNNPKDSFIFNVLQDAYEDCIISINPKFTALQLESYFEHIANSDGIGLTYYDSWFNCNQYHVGFEGKLPYVMIPFNPACTYTVGIISHKNQKLSKDAKEFIQYVKKQL